The window ATGTTTTCTATGAAAATTATAACGTTTATATTTTTTATCGTTATCCAACCACATAATCCAAATATTATCGCAACGATAAATATTTTCACCTTTTGGTTCAAACTGAAAATATTCGGGTGAATAAAGAAAATCTGATTCAGCCATAATGAGATACTTAGTTGTAGCAGTTTTGGCTCCAATAATAATTTGCCGCCACTCATTCACATAGGACTGTCCTACCTCTCCTACACAAATATTCTTACCTAATTTCATTGGTTTTTGTGAAACACTAACAATTGGAACATCACCACAATTTTCAAGAAGACAGTCGATAATTTTTTGTTCAAAGGCAGGATCTTCGTGATTTGATGTGTAATATATTATTGTCTTATTCATTTAAGCTCAGCTAAAAATTCATCAAATCTACCCAGCGTTTTGCCCCAACCAGGTATTCCGTCCGATTCTTTCCATCCTCTGCGGCTCCTTTCGGAACGAAATTCAGCCTTTGTCATTCGTGGCCTCGACAAAGTATTGGGATGCCTAATATCTATATTGGGAACTTTTGACACATAAGTACCAGCGTGTTTTCCTCTCTGTTCCTCTGGTGGGATACCCCTAGGCGGAGCAATACCGTAGCTGGCGTGGAAACGATCCGTATTTACTTCAATCGCACGTTTAATATGAGCCATTAGAGGTTCTCTGAAGGCGGAAAGTTCCGTGGTATTGTTATGGAGATAAAAAACAGTGTTGCCAGTATCAGAACTAACATGCCATTCGTTGCGGTTATAATAGAAATGACCTGTCCTTTTTGGAGTAAAATCAAAATGTGAAGGATGGTACAGCACATCATGTTCTGCCAAAAAAACAATATCAGTTTTGCACTCCTCAAGACCTTTAAGAATTTGTCTATACATCGAAAGAAGAGAACTCTCTAAATTCATTACGAAATTTTGTCCAAAATCAATCGGTTTTTGGGAAACGGAGATGATAGGAAATTTCCATATCTCCATACATTTTTTAAGCTGTTTCTGACAAGCTAAGAAGATATTTTCGGCAAGAATATTATTGGTATAGTAAACAACCCCTTTTGTCATTTTTAGCATGGACGGCTGTCTATTTGCATCATGATCCTATGACATTAGGCCAAATTTCTTCCAATTTAACCCAGAACCAGGAGGGATAGATATCTCCTTTTGCCTCGTAGTGCTTTTCGTCTGTTATATAAAACCTAATACCATGGACACTCGTGTAATCATTAATAGCTTGCGTAACTTTTACCCTTCTTCCTGATTTATCATTATCAAAAAAGTAATCATGCCCGCTCATAATTCCGCCTTTTCTAACTTTCCGGCCCCATTTAATAATATCCTGCATGACCGAATCGTATGAATGGTCAGAATCTATGTATACGAAATCGACAGAGTTATCTTCCATTTTGTCGGCCATATTCTCACTAAAACCCTGAAGTAATGTGAAATTTTTGCCATTCATTCGTTTGAGGCATTGATTCTTGCAATCTTGAAACCACTTATCATCCCAGTTTCTGAGCTTAGCATGATACATGTGACTAGCTTGAGGATGATGTTTATATGCGTCAACTCCGTACAATTTCAGGTTCGGAATAATCTCAAACATTGTTTGTGCGTTCTTGCCTTTTTCTGTTCCCACTTCAACACCGGTCGTAAACCCCAATTCTGAAAATAATCTATACATATCTTCACGAAGAAACCCTTCAAGTCTGTGGGGATTGTCTTTGTGCGGCCCAAACTTTTTTTCTAAATATTCAACGGTATTCATACGACTTCGAATTCTGGCAGGGGAATGATGAATTTAGATTTTACCCCGTTTGCCCGCCAATTTTTAATTATATAATCGCTGTAATGCCAAGCAAGAATAAGCACATAATCCGGTTTTTCTTTTAAAATAATTTCATTGCTTACTATCGGAGTATGGGTTCCCGGTATGTACTTGCCAACCTTTTCCGTCCCCGGTAGTTGAGCGACATACGGTAAAATCGTTTTATCAAGACCATAGTGATTAAGCAGTACCACCCCCCTAGTTGGACATGAATCGGCTACAAGCCTTAGACCTTCTCTCTTAACTTTTCGAACCAAATCCCAAAATTGCCCCTTCTGCGCAGTGACCCTCTCCCTAAACTTAGCCCATTCCTTTGGATCAAACAGGCGAGCATCCTCTTCGGCTTTTAATAGTTTTTTTACCATAGGACTAATGGGATGTTTTCCTTTCAAACCCGCAGACACTTCTATACTACCTTCACGTGTAGGTACTCTTTTGGCATCAAAAACCTCCATGCCATAATAGGGGAATAACTTGACTAATGATTTTAGGCTATAAATACGAATATGATCATGGTAAATTTCATCAAACTGATTACCTTCAAAAACATCAAGAAGATATTGGCTTTCACTAACGACTACCCCTTTTTTATCTAATAAGGCGCTTATGCCATCCATAACTTCTCCTAATGCTGCCATGTGCGCAAAGACATTAGTCATTGTAATTATCTTTGCGCGACCATGTCTTTTTACGATATCCTCGGCCACCGCTTTGTTAAAAAAATCTTGGTGGGTAGGAATTCCATCTGCTAGTGCAACTTTAGCCATATTAGTTGGTTCTACTCCTATAACTTTCATGTCCCTCTTTTTAAAAAATGACAAGAGAGTACCGTCATTAGAACCTATATCAACAACAAATGAATTAGGTTCTAATTTGTTTTTTAAGATAATATCATCAGCGAGTCTTTCGAGATGTTCCTTTAGGGGAACTGATATACCAGGACGATAAGTATAATCGGCAGGAAAACAAATGCCACTTCCTACAACGTAATCTATTTGCCCAAGTCCTGATTCTGGGCAGATCATCAGTCTTAGGGGATAGTAAATTTCCGGATCTCGGAGTGTTTCTTCTGTCAGTAGAGTCCCACAGGGTGGTTGAAAACCAAGATCAATAGCTTCGAATAAATCCTTCGAGCCAGTAATTTGGCAGTAATCCAACCTGCCAACTTTAATATCGTGTTTAATCATAAGCGGAGCTTTTCTGCGAATAAGCGGAGCTTGCGGTCCTCGTCCCTTGACGAACTCGGGACTGCGGGCCTAAAAAAAATTGTTTGATTGTTTTGCAAATAAATCTCACGTCGGATTTATCAATTTTACAGTTTAAGGGCAAACACAGATATCTTGACTCAACCCAATTCATATTTGGAAGGCTTTGACGCCTGTTACCAAAAATTTTAAATATGTCATTTCGTATGTGCACTAAATTGCATTCAATCCCTTTTTTGATCAGATAGGATGCCAATTGATTACGTTTCTCGGTGAGGATAGTCAGTAACCAGTACGTGCCGCCAGCTACTACTTGCACTTCTTCGATAGAACTTAATCCTTTACGATATTCAACAGCTAATTCTTGCCTATATTTAATAACTGTATCTAAATCCGGCAATGCCGCCAGTCCAAAACTGGCATCTACATCTGTAGGCTGAAATTTGTAACCGGCTTCTTCGATATCAAAATTTACTTCCCTTCTTTCCCATGGTTTGAAATTATTTTTTTTCTTTATATCTCTTTCGGTTCCGAACCACCTCAACTTTTTAGCTCGCGTATATTCTTTTTTGTTGTTTAAGATTAGCATTCCGCCGTCAGCAGTTGTTATATGTTTAATTGCCTGAAAGGAATAGCAAATATAATCTCCTTTAGTAGGTGCAAGATATTGGGCAGAGTCAACTATCAATGGGACTTTATATTTTTTAGAAATAGAATAAATTTTCTGATTAAAATGAATTCCTCCTAAATGAACTCCAACTACTGCTTTTGCTTTATGGGCTTGCAAAAGCCCTTCGAGAAAGTTGGGATCGATGTTTAAAGTATCTCGCTCTATATCACAAAATAACAATCTACATTTCCGCCTTATAAGACCGACTTGCCCCGCAATGGAATCCAAAACTGGGATAATTACTTTGTCACCTTTTTTGAGGTCGAGAAGATGGTATGCCAATTCTAATGCTGATGTTGCTGAATTTACCATTAGTGCATATTTATAACCCATTTTGTTGGCGAACTTCTTTTCAAAGAGATCAACTTTTGGACCCTGGCCAATCCATCTGCTATCTAAAGTATTTGAAAGTTGTTGCAGAATTTTCTTTTTAGGGATATATGGATAAAACAAGGGAATCACAATTGTTGTGCTAAGATTTTTATAAAGTTGCGGCTTTTTTCTCTTTCTTGTGTCCCGCCGCTATAATGGCGTTTGATATGGGCATGAGCATACCAAGTAGTTTTGTTTACAATTACTCTGCCGTCTGCATGCCTGCACTTTAAGGCAATTTCAAGCGCTTCGCTTCCTAATTTCCCAAAGTTTTGGTCATCTAGAAGACCTAATTTGTAGAAAAAGTCCTTGGTTATAAAATAACAACTGCCTTGAAATACCTCCGTATCGTCCAGTAGTTTCTTTTTGAGGTTGGGGTCACGGTTTTTATCGTTATCTTTATGTCCTTTATAACTTCTTCCTACGAACATGTAATCTATATCCGGTTTATCCGTATCTACTAGTTCCCATTTGTAGGGATCAAATCGTTTGCGTCTTGGTGTCTGTACCCAATTCTCTTGGTGTACTGCCTTAAGTTTTTCGTCAACCCCTTCTGCTACCATGCAATGGGCATCAAGCTTCATAATATATTTACCAGAAGCTACTGCAACGGCTTGGTTGATAGCAGTTCTCATACCTCTGGGTTTTCGATTGTGAATATATCTGACACCTTCAACAGGTTCTTCTCCATCGCCGTCGAGAACAACTATAATTTCAAAAGGCTCCTTAAATTTAGCCTTAATATCTAATATGGTCTGTTTTAAAAATTCTTCTTTTCTCGAAGGAATAATTACGCTTATATCTTCCATTGTTTTCTAATCTCCTCATAATACGGCCTCCAGAGGTCATGCGCGTATTTCAAGTTTGGGTAAAAATCGGTATTTCCATACCTGTGGGTTCGTTGGAAGCTGACATGTTTGTGGGCAAACCAGGTTTTTTTGTTGACCATAAGTTTTCCGCCCGCTTTCCAGGTTTTGAATACCATCTCGTGTGAATCCTGGTACATAGGTCCGTAACCTTCGGTTTGGAGTTCACCTATTACTCTGTCCCACCAGCTTCTTTTCATAACCCAGACGCTTCCCTGCATAGCCATGGTTTCGTCAATTTCGATATTTTTTCTTTCCTCCTGTCTTTCCTTCCATGGGATGCCTGTAAATTTTTTGGTATATTTGGCGGTTTGTATGGACAGCTTTTCGTAATCAACATAAGGCAAGTCCATAACCTGCCATTTAACGGGGTCGAGAAAATAGCGTCTTGCCGTTAAAATCCAGTTATCCTGACAAGCGTCGGTCATGGCTTTGTCAAAACCTTTAGCAAACATACAGTGCTCGTCTGAACGCATGATAAACTCTCCTCTTGAGACTGATACACCGGCGTTGATTGCATCCCTCATACCTCTGTTTTTGCCTAAATGGATATACCTTACCCTGGGGTCGTTTGTGATCTCAAATGTCGGCCAATACCCGTCGAATACTGCTATGATTTCGAGTTCATTTCCTAATGCAGAATTCACCAAAAGGGAATCAACGGTTTTTTTAAGTGAAGGATCTTTATAAGATGGGATTATGACAGAAAGCATACCTTTATTCCTGACTGGGATCTTGGAAAAGTGAGCTTGGTGTGCATCATGGAACGATTTTTAAAACTGTAGAATTTCATGCAGTAGTTTTACAATCTAACCGGCAAAAAATCAACCCCGTTAGAAGTCTGCACAAAAAAATTTCAAGAAAATTTTTTTGTAACTCGGCTGATAAATGACGACTTCTAACGGGGTTAAGACATTAGGTATTTGCGAGCTTGTTAAAAACCCCTTTACTCTTCGAACGAAGTGAGAAGTTTGATAGTTCTCGCTACGCTCGAACAATAAAGGTTTTCAGCAGACTCTGGTCTTTGCAATATTGCCTGCGATGTTATTTACTAAATTAGGATGTTTTGGGGCATACGTCTTCCCAGTTTGTGGATGTTTAGTCTAATTGCCGTGGCCGGACTGCTTGGGGCTGGCTATTTAATCTTGAGCCGCGGGGCGGATACGTCAACTGGCGGGCAGCTTTCCCGGCGGGAGGCGACAATCGCCAGAGCCGGGGCGAGTAATATAGCATCTTTCTTCCAGGTGTTTGGTCCGTCAGTCGTAGTCCTTTCTCAACTCTCCAGTATGGAGAGTTTAGGAACGGAAACTCTCGAGGATATGGATACATTTGTAGACCAGTGGCGCGACATTGGGCTTGTTGGAGGGGTTGTGTTAACGGATAGAAATGGAGTAGTTCAGCTTAATTCTAACGCATTGAGGACTTCGGATATTGGTGCATCCCTGGCCGATCGGGATTATTTTGTCTGGGCTAAAGGTAAGTCGAAAGAGGGAGAATATTTTATAGGCCAACCGGTAGTTAGTCGATTGGGTGCCACGAAGGATCAAATTATCGTTCCCGTGGCCGCCTCAGTATATCAAAATAAAGCTTTTGTGGGGGTCATATCCGCATCAGTGAAACTAAAGCCTTTAACCGAACGCTATTTGGGCTTGATTAAAATCTCAGAGCGCACAAGTGTTTATCTGTTGAGTGAGCAGGGGGAACCGCTTTATAGCAATTCAGGCAGCCAAACTCTGAGCGATAATCTTAAAAAGGCGCTTTCTACAACCAAAGAAGGAGGTCAATTGCGGGCAGAAGGACAGTCGATTGCTTATTCTCCGGTATCGCTGGGCAGTCAAAACTGGTTGTTGATTGTCTCTTCGCCCATTGGCGAAGTTTCGAGTATACCTTTCTATATTCGGCAAGTGGCGGTACTTCTTTCGGTATCTTTGACTACTCTGACTTTGGGAGTGTACGTTAGCCGGCAAAGTCAGAAGAGAAAATCACGTCAAATAAGGCCGTGATTTTCTGATTTTCGCTTCTCGCTCAAAATAGATTGTAGTAGTAGTCGTACCTTAGATTTTCGCGATTTTTCCAGTTACCGGGAAGGTCGGAGTCGCCTTTGGCGTAACGAAAATTATTATTACTTGAATCTTCGCGCATGATGAGCCAAGCTCCGGTGTAGTTAATAAAGCCATAATAGGTAACAAGGCCTTCTTCCATTATCTCGGAAATTTTATAGCCGTCGGTGGGTGAGGCACTGGCCAGTCCAGACTGGTTGCCGTCTGTTACACGTGGAGGGTTTATCATAGATTGCCCAGCTGTGCCAAAAATGAGAGACTCGACTCTTCTGCCTAGTAGCGAGAAGAGGAAAAAAGAGATTCCTGTTGCTCCAATTAGTTTAATAAAGGCCCGCTTGTCGATATCGGAGATGTAGGCAATTTCCTTATTTGGGTTAGGAGTTTCACTTTTGTCATGGCTCAATTTTGTCGGGGGTAGCTGGACAGCAATGTTCGGCTGTACCAGGACAGTTCGCGGGAATAGTTTAAATACTAAGAAAATGAGGGTGGGGTAAATGACAATGGCGACAGCCAGTTGGGAGTAAGTTGTGGCGGTTACAAAGCCGAAGATTATAAGTAAGCCGGCTATTACAAGCAGGAGGTATGTTAGGGTTTTAGTCATTATTTATTGTCTTCTCTTTTTCGATATATTGAGAAAATATGAAGCCATATGTGCCTTCTGGCAGGGCCACCTGATAAAAACCAGAATCTTCGGAAATGAACTCAAATTTTTCTCCTGCTTTAGCCTCACCTATCTTGTTAGATTTAATAGATGGATTTTCCCTGATGTCGACTGGATCTTTTGTGTTTGTGATTATAAGTATTGTTTTAGGTTCAGGAATGGTTGTTGGAGGTGGAGTTGTGATGGGTGAGGGAGAGTAGGGTGAGGTAGATGCTATGACTGAAGTTGTGTGTTCTCCTAGGGTGGCTGAGGCTGCTGAATAATTGTGTACGTTTCTTATCCCAATGCCGAGCAGAAGGACAAAGATAGCGCTAGTTACCAATAATTCAGGGATTCTGGACCAGGGCTGTAGTTCTACCTTTTTAAGGTCTCTCCTTTCAAGGTGCTTATCGGCCTTTTCGATTGTGATCTCGTCGAGAAGCTCTAATTCATGCTTATCGGGGGTATATTTTTCTACAAAGTCTTTGTAATTGCCACTGATATTTTTAAGGGAAAGAACAACATTTGTTTTCACCCAAGAAGTGTGTTTTTGGCCTGAAAATTCAGGATAAGATGAGTAGCCGCCTTCCTTATGAAGGTACCGGGTTAAAAGCAAAAGACTTTGTTCGTCCTTTATGACAACCGACTTATAGGGGCCATCGAAAAGAGACCCGGTGTGATTATATTTTTTATTGAAATACATCGAGTATCTTGTGCAAAGCGATCTGATTAGTGCTTGCAAGGATTTTTGGGTTCTTTGATGAATAAGTAGGTGAAAATGATCCGGGCTTAGGCTGTAGGCGAGGAGTTCCACTTGGTTGAAGTAGTTTTTTGGCTGGTGAGGCACGCCCGTGAAGGTGCGTCCGTTGACAATGAATTCTTTTTTAGTGCTCTCGGGAGCTTTGGGCGCAGTAAGATAGTCTTCCAGATAGCCTAGAAAGACCTGATAGTCAACATCGTCTGCGAAAATGTTCCTGTTTTCAATGCCCCTGTTGTAGACATGGCAATATGTTCCACCTTCAGCTACCCTCTGAAGGTTTTTGGCAGGCATAATTTAATGTTAACTTGAAAGCAGATACTCTGCAAGTAGGATGTTGAAAATCGAATCATGTCAACAAAATAAGCGTTTATCCAGATCTTTATTTGTGGTAATCTATCTAATGTTATGGTTCGGGTTGCTATTAACGGTTTTGGAAGAATTGGCAGAAGTGCTTTTAAGGTTTGGTTCGAAAAGCACAGGGATGAGATGGAGATTGTTGCTGTTAATGATTTAACGGACGCGAAAACTCTAGCCCAACTTCTTAAATACGATTCTAATTATGGTATTTGGGAGCACGAAGTGGAGGGGACAAATGTAACAGAGGGATCAGATGATCCAGAGGGAGAAAAGGTTGGAGTAATAAAGGTAGACGGGGTGGAGATTGCTACATACGCGACGAAAGAGCCGGCAAAATTACCTTGGGGAGAGCTTGGTATTGATGTTGTAATTGAGTCGACAGGAAGGTTTACAGACGAAGAGGGAATGCGAGGACATTTGACTGCAGGAGCCAAGAAAGTAGTATTGAGTGCACCGGCAAAAGGTGGAAATGTAGGTACTTTTTTACTCGGAGTAAACGAAGACGAATACAAAGGCGAAGAACTTATAAATAACGGTTCTTGCACAACAAATAGTATTGCCCCGGTTGCCAAAATAATGGAGGAAAAGTTCGGAGTCAAAAAAGCGATGATGACGACGGTCCATGCTTATACAGCAGATCAACAACTTCAAGACGGTCCACATAAAGATTTAAGAAGAGCGAGGGCGGCTGCCGAAAACATCG of the Candidatus Curtissbacteria bacterium genome contains:
- a CDS encoding class I SAM-dependent methyltransferase; protein product: MNTVEYLEKKFGPHKDNPHRLEGFLREDMYRLFSELGFTTGVEVGTEKGKNAQTMFEIIPNLKLYGVDAYKHHPQASHMYHAKLRNWDDKWFQDCKNQCLKRMNGKNFTLLQGFSENMADKMEDNSVDFVYIDSDHSYDSVMQDIIKWGRKVRKGGIMSGHDYFFDNDKSGRRVKVTQAINDYTSVHGIRFYITDEKHYEAKGDIYPSWFWVKLEEIWPNVIGS
- a CDS encoding class I SAM-dependent methyltransferase, translating into MIKHDIKVGRLDYCQITGSKDLFEAIDLGFQPPCGTLLTEETLRDPEIYYPLRLMICPESGLGQIDYVVGSGICFPADYTYRPGISVPLKEHLERLADDIILKNKLEPNSFVVDIGSNDGTLLSFFKKRDMKVIGVEPTNMAKVALADGIPTHQDFFNKAVAEDIVKRHGRAKIITMTNVFAHMAALGEVMDGISALLDKKGVVVSESQYLLDVFEGNQFDEIYHDHIRIYSLKSLVKLFPYYGMEVFDAKRVPTREGSIEVSAGLKGKHPISPMVKKLLKAEEDARLFDPKEWAKFRERVTAQKGQFWDLVRKVKREGLRLVADSCPTRGVVLLNHYGLDKTILPYVAQLPGTEKVGKYIPGTHTPIVSNEIILKEKPDYVLILAWHYSDYIIKNWRANGVKSKFIIPLPEFEVV
- a CDS encoding DegT/DnrJ/EryC1/StrS family aminotransferase, whose protein sequence is MIPLFYPYIPKKKILQQLSNTLDSRWIGQGPKVDLFEKKFANKMGYKYALMVNSATSALELAYHLLDLKKGDKVIIPVLDSIAGQVGLIRRKCRLLFCDIERDTLNIDPNFLEGLLQAHKAKAVVGVHLGGIHFNQKIYSISKKYKVPLIVDSAQYLAPTKGDYICYSFQAIKHITTADGGMLILNNKKEYTRAKKLRWFGTERDIKKKNNFKPWERREVNFDIEEAGYKFQPTDVDASFGLAALPDLDTVIKYRQELAVEYRKGLSSIEEVQVVAGGTYWLLTILTEKRNQLASYLIKKGIECNLVHIRNDIFKIFGNRRQSLPNMNWVESRYLCLPLNCKIDKSDVRFICKTIKQFFLGPQSRVRQGTRTASSAYSQKSSAYD
- a CDS encoding glycosyltransferase is translated as MEDISVIIPSRKEEFLKQTILDIKAKFKEPFEIIVVLDGDGEEPVEGVRYIHNRKPRGMRTAINQAVAVASGKYIMKLDAHCMVAEGVDEKLKAVHQENWVQTPRRKRFDPYKWELVDTDKPDIDYMFVGRSYKGHKDNDKNRDPNLKKKLLDDTEVFQGSCYFITKDFFYKLGLLDDQNFGKLGSEALEIALKCRHADGRVIVNKTTWYAHAHIKRHYSGGTQEREKSRNFIKILAQQL
- a CDS encoding glycosyltransferase produces the protein MLSVIIPSYKDPSLKKTVDSLLVNSALGNELEIIAVFDGYWPTFEITNDPRVRYIHLGKNRGMRDAINAGVSVSRGEFIMRSDEHCMFAKGFDKAMTDACQDNWILTARRYFLDPVKWQVMDLPYVDYEKLSIQTAKYTKKFTGIPWKERQEERKNIEIDETMAMQGSVWVMKRSWWDRVIGELQTEGYGPMYQDSHEMVFKTWKAGGKLMVNKKTWFAHKHVSFQRTHRYGNTDFYPNLKYAHDLWRPYYEEIRKQWKI
- a CDS encoding cache domain-containing protein, with protein sequence MFWGIRLPSLWMFSLIAVAGLLGAGYLILSRGADTSTGGQLSRREATIARAGASNIASFFQVFGPSVVVLSQLSSMESLGTETLEDMDTFVDQWRDIGLVGGVVLTDRNGVVQLNSNALRTSDIGASLADRDYFVWAKGKSKEGEYFIGQPVVSRLGATKDQIIVPVAASVYQNKAFVGVISASVKLKPLTERYLGLIKISERTSVYLLSEQGEPLYSNSGSQTLSDNLKKALSTTKEGGQLRAEGQSIAYSPVSLGSQNWLLIVSSPIGEVSSIPFYIRQVAVLLSVSLTTLTLGVYVSRQSQKRKSRQIRP
- a CDS encoding SH3 domain-containing protein, whose product is MPAKNLQRVAEGGTYCHVYNRGIENRNIFADDVDYQVFLGYLEDYLTAPKAPESTKKEFIVNGRTFTGVPHQPKNYFNQVELLAYSLSPDHFHLLIHQRTQKSLQALIRSLCTRYSMYFNKKYNHTGSLFDGPYKSVVIKDEQSLLLLTRYLHKEGGYSSYPEFSGQKHTSWVKTNVVLSLKNISGNYKDFVEKYTPDKHELELLDEITIEKADKHLERRDLKKVELQPWSRIPELLVTSAIFVLLLGIGIRNVHNYSAASATLGEHTTSVIASTSPYSPSPITTPPPTTIPEPKTILIITNTKDPVDIRENPSIKSNKIGEAKAGEKFEFISEDSGFYQVALPEGTYGFIFSQYIEKEKTINND
- the gap gene encoding type I glyceraldehyde-3-phosphate dehydrogenase yields the protein MVRVAINGFGRIGRSAFKVWFEKHRDEMEIVAVNDLTDAKTLAQLLKYDSNYGIWEHEVEGTNVTEGSDDPEGEKVGVIKVDGVEIATYATKEPAKLPWGELGIDVVIESTGRFTDEEGMRGHLTAGAKKVVLSAPAKGGNVGTFLLGVNEDEYKGEELINNGSCTTNSIAPVAKIMEEKFGVKKAMMTTVHAYTADQQLQDGPHKDLRRARAAAENIVPTTTGAAISTGEVIPKLKGEFDGVAIRVPVAVGSISDFTFLLEKEVTVDEVNKAFEEAAGDPRYKGILAVTREQIVSSDIVGRSESSIVDLSLTKVVGGDMVKVFAWYDNEFGYANRLIEQVIQVGTH